The uncultured Eubacteriales bacterium region CCCGCCGCTTACTTTACTTTGCAGGGAAAACCGGTGAAAATAATAAGGTCAATCGGAATTCTTGGGTTACAATATCCGTGCCGACATGTCGACAAGCCGCAGCCACAAAATCAACGACTCTTTCCTCCTGAAACCGGCTTGCTGACGGGCACTTTCCGTCGGATCATCATCTGAGCGCTTATGAACGCGACAAACGGAACCGTGAGTACAATGCCCTGTATGAGCTCAGCAGAAAATCCGCTTATTTAAGCGGTTTTTCAAGGAAAATTGCATGCCACGTCAAGTTCGGATATTATCTCATTTTAGATATGCTCTTGTACAAAGGCGAGAAAAGGGCACTCGTCACCGGCATGGGGTCAGCCCTCCGTGACACAGTCCCCTGCGGAATCCGTGTCAACGGCCTGAGGTTTTACGAGTCCAAAACGCTTTTTATTCCCACGCACACAAACCCGACCTTCGGATATTGTTTTGGGTCATCGAGCTCGATTGTCCAGAGCTGCGCGCCCGATTTTTTTCATCTCCATTTTGCACAAGAAAGCAAACCCGGAATTCTAATCGGTTGCACAATTTAACCTTATCTCCTGCGGTGGATATAATTTATCTAAGTACTACTTGACAAGTCAATCTTTTGGTGGTAGCATTTACGCCATTAAGAAGATTGCCAATGCGTTGATCGAGAGAAGTAGTCAAAGTGTTCGGTTCCAGAGAGCGGCGCACGGTGGAAGCCCGCACAGGAGCTTTGGCGAATAACACTCGGGAGCGGCGAACCCAAAGCCATACGGCCGGTAGGGGAGACGGGAAGCGCCCGTTACAGCGTGAGGAGTTTTTTGACTCCGAAAAGGGACTGCCTATGGGCAGTAAATTAGGTGGCACCGCGGATTGCAGCTATTCGTCCTATATTTTTAGGATGTTAGCTGTAATTTTTTTGGAGGTGCCTTTTTTATGTGTGCAATTATGGGTTTCACCAGCAAGGATATTCCAATCGAACAGCTTCGTGCCTGCTTTGACCGCACCCTGTCCAGAGGGCCTGATATGTCTCAGATTCAGGAGACAAAGTCCGGCTATCTTTGCTTTCATAGGCTTGCAATTATGGGGCTTTCCCCTGAGGGGATGCAGCCGTTTGTACTGGACGGAGACTATGCGGTCTGCAATGGCGAGTTATATGGTTTTCGCCCAGTGAAGAAGCAGTTGGAAGCAAAGGGGTACGTTTTCCAAAGCGAATCCGACTGCGAGCTGATTCTGCCTCTGTACAGGGAATACGGCTGCGAGATGTTTAAAACGCTGGACGCAGAGTTTGCTCTAGTCATTTACGACGGCAAAAAGGACAGCTATATTGCGGCCCGTGACCCCATTGGAATTCGCCCGCTGTTTTATGGCCACACGCATGACGGCTCAATCACCTTCGCCAGCGAGGCAAAGAACCTGGTGGGCCTTTGTGAGGATATTCGTCCGTTTCCTCCCGGACATTATTATGCGGACGGTGAATTTGTCCGTTATATGGATCTTACCACGGTGACGGAATTTTTGGACGATGATGTGGAGACGATTTGCAAAGGCATTCGCACCCGCCTGATCTCGG contains the following coding sequences:
- a CDS encoding hypothetical protein (Evidence 5 : No homology to any previously reported sequences), coding for MLLYKGEKRALVTGMGSALRDTVPCGIRVNGLRFYESKTLFIPTHTNPTFGYCFGSSSSIVQSCAPDFFHLHFAQESKPGILIGCTI